AATGGTGTTCAACGGGGTAGAATCGACTAACTTTGACACTCTGCTCAATAATTGACGAGCTCACCTCCTTGTCACATAGATTAAAAACCTCTTAGCCCCGCGATCACATCGGGGTTGCGGCGTGATCATCTCTCCTCTCAAGGCTATGACGATGTATATGAATGTTGCAACACCCAtttgaaatatattcaggtggggagcctTTTCCCTCTGGTGACCATTTAAAAAAAAACACTAATAGACGAGTTGAATCGAACATCTTCAACGTCAATGCATAGCCTATATGACAACAACAGTTCGACTCTACAAGGATATACTTCAACTTGTGTGTTAAAGACTACAACCACAACATATGTTTATCATATTGTTAATTAATAAAGCATGTTTATTACATACAAGTAAAAAGTGCTACTACGACTATTTCATAAATAAATAGAACACACCCTGAATACACGTATGTTTATTATTACGTCCACAACAACGACATACATGTTCATTACATAAATGTAAATAGAACACACCATGGATACATAGAAGTAGAAAGTGTTCCTACGATTATTACAGATACTACGATCTTACGACACGGCAGCACCAGCGGCGCCGCTGCCACCGGCCTGATCGTCATTTCCGCGGGGAGGGACGCGGTGGCAGTTCTTGGTTACCCTCTGCATCAGCTCCTTAAGCATATCGTACAGTTGTCTTTTCTCCATCACAAAGCCATCCACCTCCCTCCTGATCTTGGACAGTTCGCTCCCCACACGCTTGGCTGAGTCCTTCTCGAATCTCTTGATCTTATGGTTGAGTTCTCTTAGCTGCACCAAATCCCAAATGACACATGAAAATGTAGTCCCAAGTGACACATGAAAATGCAGTCCCAAATGACAAATTAACTTAATTACCCTGCTAAATAGAACTTTGCGACTATTACTGTCCGGAGCTCTTTGGTTGCGGACGCTCCTGACCTCGGAGGCCAGCGATCCCAGCTCCCTCACGGCCATGGCTGCGGCCTCACGAAGGTACCGCCGCGTCTCCTTTTCCTCTTGCTCGGCGGGCGGCGTAGGCGGCTCAGCTGCAGGAAACGTAGTGTAGTGTCACTAACGCAATTGTATGTACGAAGatgaatgaaattattgaagattcACGGAGGTGGCAGAGAATGTACGCCGCCGCATGCCCCTCTCTGGCGCCCAGGGCGAGCCCGGGCCCCCCGGAGGAGCGCGGATCATGGTAGAgctagcggcggcggcgccgccgccgatgACGTCCTCCAGCGGACCGGCTTTGTTCCTCATCTTGTGGATGCAGGACTCGACATACTCAGGCGCCGACTCGGGCGTGAGGTCACGCAGGCTGAATCAAAGAGAAGAAAACGAAAATGTAGTGAAAATTAGCAGGCAGTAGATGTTCAAACATTTCAATACATGGAAATTATATGGGACGCACACAACATTATACTATATCTCACGCATAAAAAAGTACCCCAGTCACTTACCACCTGTAAATTCGTTGGGTGCCGGAATTTGGACCTTGGGCGGCCGTGCCTTTGAGTTCCAAGATAATGTGCGTGTATGTTCCGTCCGTCGCGCGGTGCACCGACAAGGTCACCGGCCCTAATGCTGCAGAAAAATCACAGGAACAAACTCCTCAAGGACGATCATGCATGGCGATCGATCGAGTGCATATAGTTTTAATGTATGCTTATATATAGTTGCTTACCGCTGTGGTTCCTGACCTCTCTGACGACATAGCAGTGTTCGCACGATCCTTGCTCTGGCTGCGCTGGTGCCACCACCGGAGCCGTCACCGCCGGCTCCGGGTTCGGGATGCTGGCGGCGCCACTGGGACCCAAATAGTCGCCTGGCTGCGGCGCGGCGGCGAAGAACTGGCCCTCGCCACCTTCCTGTGATGGCTTCGGTATTTGGTCGTTGTGGAGGCCAGACTCCAACACCAGAGGCTCCGGGTCCGGGATGCTGGCGGCGCCACCATCGCCAGGGAGGTGTACTTCTTCGTCTTCTACGTAGAGGTCAGTGAGACCCAAATCGGCCATTATCCGCTGGTATTCGAGTGTCGACATCACCTCCAGCGACGGCTCGCTTAGGCCTTGCATCTGCTGGTGTTGGGGTTGCATCATGGCCGGCGAGTGAACTAGCATCTGCTGGTGATGGAGTGGCATCGCCGACGACGACTCACCCATCATGTGCTGGTCATGGAATAGCACCGTTGCCGGCGATTCGCCAGGCATCTGTTGATGCTCGAGTGGCATCGCCGGCGCTGGTTGAGGGTAATGAGAGTGTATCATGGAAGGCGGCTGCCGGGGCTGGAATGCCATCGCCGGCGCCGGTTGAGGCTGCTGCACGTGGACCATGGGAGGCGCCTGATGGTGATCGAGTTGCATTGCCGACGCCGATGGCAAGCCGGCCATCATTTGCTGACCAGAGACGACGGGCTGTGCGTCCGCGGCCGCGGTGGCAACCGGATAGGCCGGCTGGCCGTCGTGGTGAGCCGCCAGAACCTGTTGCTGCTGCTGGCGCTCAGCGGGCACGGCCGTGTCCCCTCGGGCGAAGCGGAGGAGCTCGTCATCGCTGTCGGAGTCGTAGAGGAAGCGCCAGGAGCCCTCGCCCTCCATGGCAACTCGGATCGCCGGAGTGGTGGAGGAAGACGTACGTGCGTGCGTGCGTCGCCGGCAGTCGCCGCCGGGATGGTGGTGTCGTGGGTAAGTGCAGTGTGCGTCGCAGTGCGCGGAGCGGTGTATATGCGGCGCGAAGGGGCGGCGGTTCTAGGAGTTGGGACGTGACGGTTGGAGCGTCCGCGGCGGTTCTAGGAGTTGCGACGTGACGGTTGGAGCGTCCACGGCGGTTCGCGGCCGCACGTACGCCCGCGTTTTGCTCGACGTGCCGGCGGTTGGAAGAGAGGGCGCGAGAAGACGGCATTTTTTTTTTCGAGAGAAACGGCAGTTTTGGAGGCCCGTACCCATGTACAGTTGCAGAGTAGCACAAGCATGCGCGCACGTGGTGATTATGCGGACAACTCCCTTGTTTTATCTCCGGTCGCATCTATTCAGAAAAAGGGTTTCTGCCGCTTTATACATAAAGCAACCATTATCGGACCAACTGATACAACACACCCAACAACTCGATAGACCACACACACCTAAGACAAGATACAAGGACGATTGCAAAAGCTTCACGACCCAAAAAAAAAACTCCAAGCGAACTAACGGAAGGAAGCCGCTTGACGTCTCCGGAGCCCTCCACCGTGAGCGAGTCACAACGAAGTTAAGAAGCCATGCACGACGAACCGCAAGCTCCAAGGATGTGCCTTCAGGAAGGACACGACACTCGCTCTCAGGCCTCTCGCTCTCACGCCTCTCGCAACCACGGCGACTCCACGCCTCTCGCTCGCCATTGCCAACACCCAGTCCTACCAACACCACCGCAGATCTAGCCGCTCCAGCCGCGCGGCATGACTctgcgccggcgaggtccgcgagCGTCGACCgcggccgcaccccttcccctccTCGACTGCCCCTCCACATCCTCGAAACCTTCCCGGAGATGGTGAGACTGATCTCACCAGTTCCGCTGGGGATACTCATGGCGACCGGGGCTCGGGGTGGGTGGAGCGGGCGACCAGGATCCGCGACGCCGCCGCGGCGTGGATCCGGCGCATGCGGGAGTGGAAGGCAGCGGAtcaggtggtggcggcggcgatagACCCGAgcacgagatccgcggcggtgagATATGCAGAGAGTTGTCAGAGGATGGCAGATTTGGAACAGAGGATTCTGGCGAGGATGATCTACGACGAGGCCACGGCGGAGGAAAGGGCAAGGATGCCCGCCTTCCCGCACTCCCCACGGCCGTGTTTGTGCTGTGGGCGAGGGCGTAGGCGAAACCAGAGGATCCCCGGAGGGCGCTGCGGTGGGAGTGCTTGCTGGGGGTGATATCGTCGGGTGCACCACTGCATCTCTCgtcctcgccggcggcgaccagtcGAGTTTGAGCTCATCTCCTCACATGGAGATGAGAGCTCTGGCGGAGGAGGAGCGGATCCCGCATAAGAGCGGAATTCTGGAGAGAtccacgccgccgagctcgccaaaTCAGTTTGCAGCTCGGAGGAGAGGGATACCGCAGGTTGCGCGGATGGTGCCCTCGCCGGCCAGTAGGCGGGCCTCGCCGCCGCCGTTGGTGATGACTTCACCTAGCAGAAGAGTCAACAGCAAAGCCAGGAGGGCCCTACTGCTAGGGGTGGTGACAATGGACGGGGCGAGATGGAGCCACGTGGCGCAGTAGCGGCCGTTGGTTCTGAGGTGATGGCGAAGGAGGTGCCTAGTGGAAATACGCCTCCCAGCGGCAGGTCTCGGGAGGCAGATAAATTCCCCAATGCTAGGGTTCACCGCAAGAGTGCCTCTCACCAAAATCTGGTCTGGATTAGGAAAGATTTGGTGGAGAAAGTTGAGTTCTCTGCTGAAGATTGCCACCCAATAGGGAGATCAGATCAGCTGCCACAACCTAAGCAATTCAGTTTTTCGAGGGATCTGTGGTCGAGGAAGACTGGGAGGACCCCGTTTTCtgcggtggtgaagaagatggctgGTGGAGGCGGCCGGGAGATCTCGAGGGGTGGAGGGAGATATGCTACAGGAAGGGGGAGGAACGAGACGGGGAGACCTACAGCTCCGATCACCGTCCTCGCTGTTCCTCCGGCTAGGCCCCCTGCGCAAAATATAGGCCCCCCCATGTCTATCTACTCTAGGCCACCGATTGCGCCTCTGATGCCTGGATCGAATCTGGTTCCTCCGGGCCACATGTTTTCTGGATATCCTGGAGGTGGCTGGGGTAACCAGTACAGTCAGGTGCCGCAGTGGCCTCAGCAGATGCAGTTCCCATACCAGTATTTCCCGCCGCCGGCTGGTCCAACCATCAATTATCAGCAGCAGCCTGCGGGGAGCAGCAGTGGGCAGACTGGGGGAAGCAGTCAATCTGTGCAACTAGGGCAACCAGGGACTAGTAAGTCAAAAAAAGAAGCAGAAGGCCAAGAACCAGAAAAACTCAGAAGTTGGTGCTGGGATAAGTCAAGCCACTAAGTCTATTGATGAAGCAGGTAGCTACCATGTGGATCCTAAGTTCATTGGTGCAATCTGCTACAATTGTGGGGTCCCAAGGCACGTTGTAGGGATGTTCCCTGTCCCCAAGGTATGTTTCATGTGTAAAACTCCTGGACATCACATGGATGCCTGTCCTACATTATACAAGACCTACCCTGATGCTCAATACTGAGGAAGTGCCAATACAGGATTGGGTTTCTTTCATGTGGAGACAGGAGGAGCAAATGACAATGAATGGTTGAATATTGGTAATGTGGGTTTGGTGATTGTTGAATAGGGAGTCATCTCTGCTGAAGAGCTGGGACAATGTTTTGCAGATATGTGGAAAACTAACTGGCCATGGCAGATAAGACCATTCGACAAAAGCAAGTTCCTGGTGAGATTTCCTCCACACACAAAATTTTTGAGCTAGTGGAATATGACTCAATTAACCTGAAAAAGAAAGGTGTTACAATCTCCTTTGAAAACTGGCTGGGAGATGTATCTTCATATGATTCCTTGACAGAGACCTCGGTGGTGATGGAGGGGCTACCTCCAAAATGGTACAGCTGGAACACTTTTGTTCAAATAGCCACCATACTGGGGATTCTAGTTAATGTGGACTGGCACCTGATATTTAGAAGCTTTATGAAAAAGTGAGGATACAGGTGGCTGTAAGAGATCCAAAGAAAATTCCTGCTGATAGAGTGGTGGAATTAAACCATGAATTATACttgctaaaatttactgtggagGAGGAAGCAGTGGCTGGGCATAGTTATAATGATCCATCTGATCCAAAGAAGGGAGACATAGGGACCGATCAGGGTGGAAATGATGAATTTGAAGATGATGATCTCCTGGGGGGAGAAATGGATACTGGGCATGATAACAATACCAGCGAAACAAATCATACCCCCATGCCTTCTGCTACCCCCAGACACAAGAGCAAGAGCAGTACTATGTGCACTAATGAAGTAAAAACAAGTCTAGAGAAATCAGTGTTCAACAAACTGCAAGGGGCACCTATGCCAAAGAGTTATGTGGAGATAGTTAAGAATAAACCTGGTGAAAACATTGGTGTCCACCTCTTGCCTCAGTTTGATGCTACTGGGGGAAACGGTGATGCTAATGGGCAAGGTAATGCTGCTGCTACAAATGCTAAGAAGGAAAAAATGGGGTCCTGTAGTAGCTACCAGAATGAGTGACAGGGTGAAAAGAGATGGCCTAGCCCTACAAAAAGCTCAAGAATTAAAGAAGAGGATGGACTTGGAAATCCCCAGATACAAACAGGGTAAAGGTATGGACAACTCTTTTGCTTGCTTGGATAATGAGCATTTAATTGATATTGCTAATGGCTCTGGCATTGATTTGGGAAATACTTCTTCTGCCTCTAATAATGTAGCTATCATTAAAGAGGTGGAGAGAGAGAGGTTAAGTATTTTCCATGAAAACATTCCAGGTATGTTCCTTCCTCCTGATATTGATATCACTGGAGAGGAGTTTAATTTGTGTCCTCGAAGGTGTGAGCGTAGATCAGGTGAATCATCTGGTACATAGATAAATGTGGACCAGGACCTTGATCACTCGTGGACTGAGGTGGTTAATAGCAGAAACAGTAGACGTAGGAGAAGAATTGAATTTATTATTAAACGATAGTCATTTTTTGGAATGTCAGAGGCTTAAATAACCCTGGAAAAATTCTGAGAGTGCAAGAGTTGATTAGAACTCAATGCCCAGATATTATTTGCTTTTCTGAAACTAAGAAAGAAACTTTCACTACTTTGCAATTGGAATCCATTGATAATAGATGTGGTTTCTTATGGAAGTGGCTTCCTGCTGATAATACAGCAGGGGGGCTCCTTATAGGAGTGAAAGAAGACCTTCTTGATATTAGCACATGTAATATTCATGCTTTTTGTATCTCTATGTCTTTGAAGAATAAGCAAGATCAAAAAGAATGGAAGCTGGTATCTGTATATGGTTCTACATATGATGCGTTGAAATGGGAGTTTATTAATGAATTGCACAATATCCTAGCTGGATGGGATGGTCCTACCATTATAGGAGGGGATTTTAATCTCATTAGAGAAGCCAAGGAGAAGAGTACAGGCCAAATAAACCATCATTGGGCTGATATGTTTAATGATTGGGTGAATAAATTTGGTCTGATTGAGCTTAAAAACTCTGGCAGGAAATATACCTGGCGTAATAACCAAGACAATATGATCATGGCAACCCTAGACAGAGTTTTTATGACTGTAGGTTGGGATGCTATGTATCATGCTACTCAATTAAAAACTTTGCCTAGAGTGGGTAGTGACCACACCCCCATGGTGGTTGACACTAAAGCTATCCCTGTTCCAAAAATTAAAATGTTTAGGTTTGAAAAGTGGTGCTTAGAAGTGGAAGGTTTCGGAGATATAGTCTGTAAAGCCTGGAACACTAAAGGAAATGCCACTAAAGCCATTGATATTTGGCAATTTAAAATTAGGGTTACTCGAAATGCTATCAATGGGTGGATGCTCAATTATGAGGCTGCCCAAAATAGGCAGAAGCAAGCCTTGGTGGCAGAGTATAACTGTTTAGACATCTTTGCAGAATCTAACCCTCTTTCTCCTAGATCTAAATAGAGGAGAAAATGCACTTCAGGTGAATTGAATGAAATTTGGAGGAGGGAAGAGATCAAATCCAGACAGAGATCCAAAGATAGGGACATCCTGGAAGGAGAGCAAAACACACAGTATTTTCAGGCGGTGGCTGATCAAAAAAGAAGGAAGAAGCAGATACTGATGCTGGAAAGTGAAGATGGAATTGTCACTGACACCCCAAGTATTTTGAAAACTGTTGTGGATTTTTATCGCAAGCTTTTTGGTTTCCAGGATAAACTAGATATTAATCTAAGTGAGGACTTCTGGGACCATAGTAGTAAAGTTACGGATGTTCATAATGTTAGGCATGATGCTCCCTTCTCTGAACAAGAGATTAAGGAGGCTGTTTTTGGCTCATATGTTGAAGGTGCTCCGGGTCCAGATGGGTTCCCTTTTTTTTATCAACAATTCTGGGAGGTCACCAAAAAAGATCTTTTCTCTTTGTTTAGAGACTGGGAGAAGGGGGAATTAGATCTGTATAGATTAAATTTCTCCCTTCTTACTTTGGTTCCTAAAGAAAATGAggctgtgaagctggaaaaatttAGACCATTGGCTATGACTAACTATAGCTTAAAAAAAATTCTAAATGCACCAGTAACAGATTTGGTCCTGTGTGTGATGATATTATTTCCCAGAACCAAACTGCTTTTATTAAAAGGCAGTTTTATTACTGAAAGCATAGTAGCTGCACATGAAATTATACATTCAGCTGCTAAGAACAATAAGCCAGGCTTTGTTTTTAAATTAGACTATGATAAAGCTTATGATAAAATTAATAGAGAATTCTTGCTTGATGTTATGCATAAAAGGGGTTTTAGCTCTAAGTGGATGAGCAAGATTAAGTCTCTGTTAATAAAAGGATCTGTTGGGGTCAGGATAATTGACAccaatagtgatttctttttggTTGGTAAAGGGGTTAGACAAGGCGATCCAGCCTCCCCTTTATTGTTTAATATAGTTGCAGATGTCTTCACTAGAATACTAGTTAAAGCGGCTGGTAATAACTATAGTTCGGGTATTTTTTTCTCCTAACACACCTGCTAGAGTGATCAGTATGCAATATGCAGATGAGACACTTTTGTTCTTGGATGATAAACTGGAGAATGCTAAACATCTCAAGTGGTTATTATCCTGCTTTGAGCAGATGTCAGGGATGAGGATTAATTTTCATAAATGTGACTTAGTTCCTATTAATATAGAACATGATGAGGCTGTTAAATTTGCCCAGTGCTTTGGCCGTAAAATTGGAGCCTTCCTAATTAAGTATTTAGGAGCCCCCTGCACCACTCTAAGATTAGGAGGGAGGACTTGCAGCCTGTGATTGATAAGATCGTTAAAAGAGGGGCTGGGTGGAGAGGGAGACTTCTATCGTATGGCAAAAGCCTTATTCTAGTTCAATCCTGCCTAGCCTGTATCCCCTCCTACCTCATGGGGATAATTAAATTCCCTAAATGGGCTCTAAATATGATTAACTCCCAACTTTCCCATTGCTTTTGGGATAACTATGAGGGACACCACAAGTACCACTTGGCTGCTTGGGGGACTGTTACTCTTAGAAGGGAGTATAGTGGTTTGGGTATAACTAACCTAGCTGATTTAATCTGTGTATGCTAGCCTCCTGGGTTAAAAGATATGCCTTGGGGGATGGTAAAATCTGGAAGCAAATTATTGATGATAAATATGATACCCACAATCCCAACATTTTCAGTTGCACCTCGGATGGTGCTTCCCCCTTCTGGAAAAATGTCATGTGGGCTGCTAGAGCAGCCAATATTGGATACTTCTGGAAGGTGGGTAATGGAGAATCTATTAGGTTCTGGGAGGGTAAGTGGTGTGGACAAGTTAGCCTGGCCACCCAGTTCTGGGATCTGTACAATATTGCTACTGAACACAATGTGACTGTTGCAAATGTGTGGGATGGAACTAGCCTGAAAGTAAATTTCAGGAGGTGTTTTTCTCAGGACATGATGCAGTCCTGGAATGCGCTGTTTGGGTGCATTAAAAATGTTCATCTTTCGAGTGCTGCTGATACATTAGTTTGGAACTATGAGGCTAATGGTACCTACTCAGTTAAATCTTTATATAAAATTATAAATTTTAGAGGGGTTATTCCTGGGAATGGTCCTAAAATGTGGGAAGTTAAAATCCCACCTAGGGTACAGATTTTCATATTGCTAGCTTTTAATAATAAGCTGCTTACTAGAGACAATCTCAGTAAGAGACAGCATGTAGATGATCTCTCCTATTTGTTTTGTACTGAGCATGAAACTGGGAGGCATTTGTTATTTGAGTGTGTGGTTGCGAAGGAGATTTGGAGAAATATTAATGAACTAGCTGATACTGCTAATATTACTGATATTGCCTCCACGCTAGACTGGTGGAATAGTAATTTGAATATTTCTCTTAAAATATACCAGGCAGCAGCTATGTGGGCCTTATGGAAACTTCACAATGACATGTATTTTGGCCGTGCTATGTGGTCTGATATGCAGGAGGTGTGGAGAAAGATGGCAGCTATGCTGTCAGCGTGGGAAATCCTGTACTCAGGCCCTGTCAAGGACAAAGTGAGGTGGCTTGTGGCAAGACTGGAACAAAAGATCAGAGAGCCTCCTCTGCTTATGTGGCCACACCCTGGCTAGGACAGAGATGCTGCCGTATGCTGATCCCTGAGCCTATTGGGCAAGATGAGCGCGAAGGGCATCCTCTTCTTATGCTGGTGGCCCGCGTTGCATGCCCTGTGAGCCTGGATGAAATGATGTAACACCGGGTGTGGTGTCTTTCTGTGTATTGTCAGGCGAACAGATGTATAGCCGTGGTGTGCGTCCCTTTGGACCTTTTATTCCTGTTTTAGTTATGTTTTAGAGGTGTAGTATGAAGAGGTTACCTCTTAGCTACTGCCTGCTCGAGACTTTGGAGTGTTGTAAAACTGATGTTGGTTTCATTGATTAACGCAATGGAGCCGGGGCTCTCGAGCCCTTTTCCTCTAAAAAAGGACACGACACCGGAGTGCTGCCACCGCCCGATCTACGGATGAAGGTTTCCCCCAGAGCAACAAGGAGGACGAAGAGGAACCGcaatgatgccttcaagaaggagacGACTCCCATAGGTGCCACCGCCGTTGGCCTGGCAGGGCTAGAGAGGGTTTTCACCCCGGCAAGCCCTCTTCGCCTCCCGGGCGGAATACAATAGGCCACAAGGACGCCCGCTGCACCACCCTCGGCCGTCGCACACTGGTCGCCATGCCGCCCACATGCCTATGGCAACCAGCCACCACCCGAGCGGCGAGCCCCACCCACGGGCACCGCCGCTcccaccaccaaggccgccgcctCAATATCCATGCCCCCAACTCCATCCCCGTCCCATGCTTGAACAacgacgactgagggagtcctagattagggggtcccggggcgtccgggctgtgtgacatgggccggactggtgggccgtgaatatacaagatagaaggtttcccccgtgtccggaagggactctcctttgcatggatggcaagcttggcgttcggatacgAAGATTCCTTTATATGTAAACAAACTCTGTATAAccgtaggcccctccggtgtctatataaaccggagggtttagtccgtagaggcaatcacaatcatataggctagacatgtagggtttagccattacgatctcgaggtagatcaactcttgtaacccctatactcatcaaagtcaatcaagcaggaagtaggtattacctccattaagagggcccgaacctgggtaaacatcgtgtcccctgcctcctattacctttgatcctcagacgcacaatttgggaccccctacccgagatcggttggttttgacactgacattggagctttcattgagagttcctgtgtGCTGTCGACACAAGGTTCGATGGCTAGCTCGATCACCTACAATGATGCCGTTTCATAGGATACTTTCCTCCCCAGCCAAatcttcatattcagcggcttcgtactgcgtgccaactcgattggccaccttgagcagatcgacagctacgcccctggtcatcagatcagtttcgggaacctaaactatgtcgccaatatccgaggagacttgatcttcgaaggattcgcgGCCCCGACCGCCGCTCCGGCCTTGGATCCAGAGCGGACCACCGGATCCGAAGATGGGAATTTAGAGCCCACCGGACTCCCTGCAAATTATGGAACTCGCTACAGGAGATCCGGAGGGGACGGCGTCATCAGCAAACTCAAAGACGAACCGAACTCCCCTTGTCACTAAAGCGCCGGACTCTCCCTTGGACTCTAAATTCGAACTCTCGAGGTCCGCGACAAGCGGGCGCGGCCAGGAGGACCTCACCCTGGTCGGCCTGACGAACTCTCGCTTCTGGGTCCAAACCTCGCTCCTAAACGAGACTCTGGACTTAATGGGATCCCTCGCTATTACAGAGGAATCGCTTCCGAAATACGCCCAGCCTAGAccaggggctgagagcggggaattttatgtcccacccaccacccacttcatagccattgtcgaagatctaaccgacatgctggactatgcctccgaagacatcgacggtatggacaacgatgccggagacgatcaaggccaaaaccctccgtttaccggacattggacggccaccttcacatacgacgtatacatggtggatacacccaaagaagatgacgacgacggcaagaaggatccggttgaggacaagcctgccgaagcaccactaaagcgtcgacgtcagcggcaccgctc
This region of Triticum aestivum cultivar Chinese Spring chromosome 2D, IWGSC CS RefSeq v2.1, whole genome shotgun sequence genomic DNA includes:
- the LOC123050112 gene encoding uncharacterized protein yields the protein MEGEGSWRFLYDSDSDDELLRFARGDTAVPAERQQQQQVLAAHHDGQPAYPVATAAADAQPVVSGQQMMAGLPSASAMQLDHHQAPPMVHVQQPQPAPAMAFQPRQPPSMIHSHYPQPAPAMPLEHQQMPGESPATVLFHDQHMMGESSSAMPLHHQQMLVHSPAMMQPQHQQMQGLSEPSLEVMSTLEYQRIMADLGLTDLYVEDEEVHLPGDGGAASIPDPEPLVLESGLHNDQIPKPSQEGGEGQFFAAAPQPGDYLGPSGAASIPNPEPAVTAPVVAPAQPEQGSCEHCYVVREVRNHSALGPVTLSVHRATDGTYTHIILELKGTAAQGPNSGTQRIYRCLRDLTPESAPEYVESCIHKMRNKAGPLEDVIGGGAAAASSTMIRAPPGGPGSPWAPERGMRRPEPPTPPAEQEEKETRRYLREAAAMAVRELGSLASEVRSVRNQRAPDSNSRKVLFSRLRELNHKIKRFEKDSAKRVGSELSKIRREVDGFVMEKRQLYDMLKELMQRVTKNCHRVPPRGNDDQAGGSGAAGAAVS